Proteins from one Hemiscyllium ocellatum isolate sHemOce1 chromosome 8, sHemOce1.pat.X.cur, whole genome shotgun sequence genomic window:
- the cdca4 gene encoding cell division cycle-associated protein 4 encodes MQVNMLGKGTKRKFPEEQAVDACPDSVGSSLNLPYNLQRQSLLNISLFKLQLCKMVVEPNLCRSVLIANTVRQIQEEMIQDCSWQGQMAFTGSDLYIDHTTSDSLIATDFLCSPNKELHVESTTPSIRNTDTLTKSKVNCSSCENITCSSATASAKDTSAVKDLVQAHFENDLNMLESEEQQVDLKECPKPLDQVFGTFEIANYSSSLTDMTIDDLFADIDTSWHELDSVMSGLMTGPKTTPVIFELLNGLPSHTSTPINSPQNCKTDLNELDHIMEIIVGS; translated from the exons ATGCAG GTCAACATGTTGGGAAAAGGCACAAAGCGTAAATTTCCTGAAGAGCAAGCTGTAGATGCCTGCCCTGATTCTGTTGGTAGCAGTCTTAATTTGCCATATAATTTGCAACGCCAGTCACTTCTAAACATCTCATTGTTCAAACTTCAGCTCTGCAAGATGGTGGTGGAACCAAATCTTTGTCGTTCAGTGCTTATAGCCAATACCGTACGACAGATTCAGGAGGAAATGATACAAGACTGCAGTTGGCAGGGACAAATGGCTTTCACAGGAAGTGATCTGTACATAGATCATACTACTTCAGATAGTCTAATTGCCACAGATTTTTTATGTAGCCCAAACAAAGAGCTACATGTAGAAAGTACCACTCCTTCCATCCGCAATACCGACACACTTACTAAAAGCAAGGTAAACTGTTCATCTTGTGAGAATATTACTTGTTCTTCAGCTACTGCTTCTGCTAAAGACACCAGTGCTGTAAAAGATTTGGTCCAAGCACATTTTGAAAATGATCTGAATATGTTggaatctgaggagcagcaagtgGATCTGAAGGAGTGTCCAAAGCCCTTGGATCAAGTGTTTGGGACTTTTGAGATTGCAAATTACTCCAGTTCTCTCACAGATATGACAATAGATGATCTATTTGCTGATATTGACACTTCTTGGCATGAGCTTGACTCAGTGATGTCTGGGCTGATGACTGGTCCAAAAACAACACCAGTCATATTTGAATTACTAAATGGTTTACCATCTCACACATCAACACCCATAAATTCTCCCCAAAACTGCAAAACAGATTTAAATGAACTTGATCACATCATGGAGATCATTGTTGGGTCCTAA